The sequence below is a genomic window from Venturia canescens isolate UGA chromosome 9, ASM1945775v1, whole genome shotgun sequence.
CGAGTAACGTCGAGACCTGAGAAGAAAATGTGTTTTCTGGTCGTTTACGAACGCAGCGTCGGGTCGCTGTGtattttttagtaaattatatttcctcatatgtacaagaataaataaaataatgtaacAAGTATGTACATCGATGGTGTTCTGGCTGCTGGTCactgcaaatatttcatgTCCCCATTCCACAGCTGCATTTTTCCCTACGAATATCCGATAGAATCTTCGGGAGAGCAGAGACTACAGCGAATCGTGGATCTCATTGATTAAATATTCGAGCGCTGGTGAGCTCGCGCGGTCCGTTCAATTTTGTTCCCCAATTCGTCATCTTTTGTCAGCTCGCAAATGTATCGCTGTCTGGTACCGCAGTCTTCGCCTTTGTACGAATAAATTCTCGATGCCGAGTTGTAATCCAACTTTAAACACCTGCAACAGCGCAGAGCCCTCGAATTCAGCATAGTCGAATGAGCGACGTTGAAAAACTGAACGCGGAGCACGGCAAGGGCGAGTGGAGGggaagaaaagtaaaaaaaaaaaaaaaaacacaacgaATTTGTGCACAGGTTCAGCGACGGACCTTCCGTTCCCGATGACAGTCTGCTTCGTATCTTCGTGCACCGGCCTCGCGCTGCCGGCCCAAATCCACAACAGCCCCGGATTCAAGCCCGCTGTCCAATAACTTTTCCCCTTAAAGTTCTTCGTCGCTTGGAGATAAGTGACGAGATCTTGATTCTCTTCGACAGTTTCTAGCTCCACGAGGTTACCGCCCATGCCTCGACAGAAACTCGCCGAGGATTTCCAGTCGAACTCACGGTAACTGAAGTGATAACAGTTTTGACCTACTCTCGTGTAGTTCGATGGACAAGCATCTGAAATCATACAACGCTCGTCAGTCAAGAGTCACGATTGAAAGGCAATCGCCTTTGGGAATAGTCAATTTAGTCAATAATCAGCTCGTATTTTTATAGAGCTTCGTCAAATCACCCTTTGCGTTATTATTTCCGGAAATAACATAGTACAAAAGCTCCTCGGAACGTCGAAGtcgtttttccaaaaagtCGACTCGGTACACGAGCTTTTCAATCGCACCTACGAGAAATTTCTTTACAAATTATTCCATTATCACAGCCATGCAGCCTGGAATGtacttttttccaaaaattcacgGCTATAGTAAGGGACTAACAAATATTTGCCTCCTATACGCATCTGTGcccaaaaaaatcgagaactTCATTTCGTTAATGTTTTTCTTGATTTTACAGGACTCATACTAACTCAAAAGATACAAATCCGTTTCTGAAACGTCCCGCTTATTAGGCGCCATTCCCTTGTACGAAATCGTCAATCCTTTGTCCCCGAGTCTCATTACTTTAGCTTGGCGACTATTGACAGATCCATCGTTCGTGGTAATCCAATCCTCTAAAATCTCGCTCCACGGGCCCTGAAGCCTAGTCGATTGGAAATTTTGATCTAGAGTCACATTCTCGATGCCAGAAGCTGTAAATAACCAGAATTGAGTATATGGCGTGCAGAGACCTCTGGCACCTCGCTCGAACGTCATTGGCTGAAACTTTTGACAGCTATTAACTCACCAAATACGGAAGAAGTAATCACGATCAATGCCATTAAACTGGTTTTCAAATCCAGCCTGCAATAGCCAACGAAACCTTTAATAGCAAAATTGGGGACCGTCGCATTTCAAGGTCAAACTTCGGATGAATTTTTTCGCCCTTCTTTGGCTAATTTTTCTtcgcaattattttcattcacttTTAATATCGCGAAGGTGAAGATGAACGAATTGGACGtttcattaaattaaaaaaaaagagattcaGATGTTGGGCGTATACTTGCGTCAGACTGAGACGGGTTCCCGGTGACACTGATATTCTTCTGGGAAACATATTCATCGGGTATTCCGGGCAATAAGAAACACGGCGTTGTTGACGCTGCTGACGAGCCTCTTGACGCGCTTCGCTTGGTCGAGCTACTTTCTCCCGGAAATTCAAAGTGCCGCAGATCTTCGCACACCGATATGACAACACACTTGCAAATACATTTATATAACGACAGCGTTTTGAAACGACGGTGAAGTTTGGGGAAAATTTGCTCAAAGTGGAAATCCCCGCCGCACTCTGACTTTTACCGAACAAATTCTCATCGAGACGGCACTCGCCTCAAAAAAGttggaaacatttttattttttttttttttacataattttaGAGGGGAATCCTC
It includes:
- the LOC122416134 gene encoding C-type lectin domain family 4 member A, whose product is MNMFPRRISVSPGTRLSLTLDLKTSLMALIVITSSVFASGIENVTLDQNFQSTRLQGPWSEILEDWITTNDGSVNSRQAKVMRLGDKGLTISYKGMAPNKRDVSETDLYLLSAIEKLVYRVDFLEKRLRRSEELLYYVISGNNNAKDACPSNYTRVGQNCYHFSYREFDWKSSASFCRGMGGNLVELETVEENQDLVTYLQATKNFKGKSYWTAGLNPGLLWIWAGSARPVHEDTKQTVIGNGRCLKLDYNSASRIYSYKGEDCGTRQRYICELTKDDELGNKIERTARAHQRSNI